One part of the Andrena cerasifolii isolate SP2316 chromosome 4, iyAndCera1_principal, whole genome shotgun sequence genome encodes these proteins:
- the Mrpl11 gene encoding mitochondrial ribosomal protein L11, with product MSKIVAKGKMMKKVVQKVDHSSRLRVIIPAGLANAKPPLGSQLGQRNINVANFCKDFNNRTADIKEGIPMPCRVKVKGDGTYDLVIHQPPATYFLKHAAGLHKGQMTKDDKGGMITFKHLYEIACIKAQDPPLELHSLEQICKMLVGVARTCGIKVVQTLDPEEYAEFRKEREQYVEQILEEMRLTKEAKMLRTA from the exons ATGTCGAAGATAGTCGCGAAAGGGAAAATGATGAAGAAGGTGGTGCAGAAGGTAGATCATTCGTCACGATTGCGGGTAATAATTCCTGCAGGATTGGCAAATGCTAAACCGCCGCTTGGATCGCAACTTGGACAG AGAAACATTAACGTGGCAAATTTCTGCAAGGACTTCAATAACAGAACAGCGGATATTAAAGAGGGCATACCCATGCCTTGCAGGGTTAAAGTAAAGGGGGACGGTACCTATGACTTAGTAATTCACCAGCCACCCGCAACATATTTCTTGAAACATGCGGCTGGACTGCACAAGGGGCAAATGACTAAAG ATGACAAAGGAGGCATGATAACGTTCAAGCACTTGTATGAAATTGCTTGTATCAAGGCACAGGATCCGCCATTAGAGTTGCACAGTTTGGAACAGATTTGTAAAATGCTTGTCGGCGTGGCTCGTACTTGTGGAATTAAGGTTGTACAGACATTGGATCCGGAAGAGTATGCAGAGTTTAGGAAAGAGAGAGAACAGTACGTCGAGCAAATCTTAGAAGAAATGCGATTGACTAAGGAAGCCAAAATGCTTAGGACAGCTTGA